One genomic window of Serinus canaria isolate serCan28SL12 chromosome 4, serCan2020, whole genome shotgun sequence includes the following:
- the SLC34A2 gene encoding sodium-dependent phosphate transport protein 2B, producing MAPWPEVEKPETNNYIGDSSKQNQNMAGKEGENHKGNVASLGNKGEIQPAFSTVALIDETRPEEEDPWALPELQDTGVKWSELDTKGKVIRVLYGIGKFHMLLGLLYMFVCSLDVLSSAFQLVGGKAAGDIFKDDSVLSNPVAGLVIGVLVTVMVQSSSTSSSIIVSMVSSTLLTVRAAIPIIMGANIGTSVTNTIVALMQAGDRNEFRRAFAGATIHDFFNWLAVFALLPVEVITGYLFHLTNVIVESFHLESGEDAPELLKVITDPFTKLIIELDKSVINAIATNDESAKNKSLVKIWCVTETNVTLQNVTIPLSENCTSPDFCWTAENVTWTLKNITETDYITKCQHIFVNSDLPDLAIGLILLALSLLVLCSCLIMIVKLLNSVLKGQVASVIKKTINTDFPFPFTWLAGYLAMLAGAGMTFVVQSSSVFTSAITPLVGIGVISIERSYPLTLGANIGTTTTAILAALASPGSTLKYSLQIALCHFFFNVSGIILFYPIPYTRLPIRMSKTLGNITAQYRWFAIFYLLLCFFLLPLFVFALSLAGWGVLLGVCLPLFLLFIAVVVINVMQKRRPHSLPEKLQNWDFLPVWMHSLEPWDNIIMSSLAFCGKHCCGFCKCCKVNAEQEGAKDKQPKSMEVYENTMAMADEERGGRRAPAVACVDKTGTNNTAL from the exons ATGGCTCCCTGGCCAGAGGTAGAAAAGCCTGAAACCAATAACTATATTGGGGACtcttccaaacaaaaccagaacatggctgggaaagaaggagaaaatcaCAAAG GCAATGTGGCTTCACTTGGAAATAAAGGGGAAATTCAACCTGCATTTTCCACAGTAGCTTTGATAGATGAGACAAGACCAGAAGAAGAAGACCCGTGGGCTCTGCCAGAACTGCAGGACACTGGGGTCAAGTGGTCAG AACTGGatacaaaaggaaaagtcaTTCGTGTGCTCTATGGGATAGGGAAGTTCCATATGCTACTTGGATTACTCTACATGTTTGTGTGTTCTCTGGATGTactgagctctgcttttcaaCTGGTAGGAG gTAAGGCAGCAGGGGACATATTTAAAGATGATTCAGTGCTCTCGAATCCTGTTGCGGGACTGGTGATTGGAGTGCTGGTGACTGTGATGGTCCAGAGTTCCAGCACCTCTTCATCCATTATAGTCAGCATGGTATCCTCCACGT TGCTGACTGTTAGAGCAGCTATTCCTATCATCATGGGAGCAAACATTGGCACCTCAGTTACAAACACAATTGTGGCACTTATGCAAGCTGGAGACAGGAATGAATTTAGAAG GGCCTTTGCTGGGGCAACAATCCATGATTTCTTTAACTGGctggctgtgtttgctctgctACCTGTTGAAGTCATTACTGGCTATCTCTTCCATCTCACCAATGTTATAGTTGAGTCCTTTCACCTTGAAAGTGGTGAGGATGCTCCAGAGCTACTAAAAGTTATCACAGACCCCTTTACAAAGCTCATCATTGAG CTCGATAAATCAGTAATAAATGCAATTGCCACTAATGATGAAtcagcaaaaaacaaaagcctggTAAAGATCTGGTGTGTCACTGAAACCAATGTG ACGCTGCAGAATGTCACAATTCCACTTTCCGAAAACTGCACATCTCCTGACTTTTGCTGGACTGCAGAAAATGTGACATGGACCCTCAAGAATATAACTGAAACAGACTATATCACTAAAT gccAACACATCTTTGTAAACTCAGACCTGCCTGATCTTGCCATCGGGCTCATCCTTCTGGCTTTGTCCCTGCTtgttctctgctcctgtttGATAATGATTGTTAAGCTATTAAACTCTGTGCTTAAAGGACAAGTGGCCAGTGTTATCAAGAAGACAATCAACACTG attttccatttccttttacTTGGCTCGCTGGATACCTGGCCATGCTCGCAGGGGCTGGTATGACCTTTGTTGTCCAAAGCAGTTCTGTTTTCACCTCTGCTATTACACCCCTTGTTG GCATTGGCGTTATAAGCATTGAGCGCTCTTACCCCCTCACCTTGGGAGCCAACATTGGCACAACTACAACAGCTATTCTTGCAGCTTTGGCAAGTCCTGGGAgtacattaaaatattcattacaG attGCCTTGTGCCACTTTTTCTTCAATGTCTCTGGGATTATTCTGTTTTATCCGATACCTTATACCCGCCTGCCAATCCGCATGAGCAAGACCTTGGGAAATATAACAGCCCAGTACAGATGGTTTGCTATATTTTATcttctcctctgtttctttctgttgcCTTTGTTTGTATTTGCTCTGTCACTGGCAGGCTGGGGAGTCCTTTTGGGTGTTTGCCTTCccctgtttcttctttttattgctgtggTTGTAATTAATGTTATGCAGAAAAGGCGACCTCATTCACTGCCTGAGAAGCTCCAAAACTGGGATTTCCTACCTGTCTGGATGCACTCCCTAGAGCCCTGGGACAATATAATTATGTCTTCACTTGCTTTTTGTGGGAAACACTGCTGTGGCTTCTGCAAGTGTTGCAAAGTCAATGCTGAACAGGAGGGTGCCAAAGACAAGCAGCCAAAATCTATGGAAGTTTATGAAAACACCATGGCAATGGCTGATGAAGAAAGAGGTGGAAGAAGGGCACCAGCTGTAGCTTGTGTTGACAAAACAGGCACAAACAACACAGCCTTATAG